One stretch of Riemerella columbina DNA includes these proteins:
- a CDS encoding PaaI family thioesterase, translating into MDANKREEILHFLNHWGDAHMGKFLDIVFTEVTEDSLTATMPVTPKVHQPFGLLHGGASCVLAETLGSCLSNIHLDQEKYYAVGTNINSNHLKSKRYGTVIGTAKFIRKGKTMHVSEIEIRDERGDLINYTTMTNNVLAK; encoded by the coding sequence ATGGATGCGAATAAAAGAGAAGAGATTTTACACTTTCTCAACCATTGGGGAGATGCCCATATGGGCAAATTTTTGGATATTGTTTTCACCGAAGTAACGGAAGATAGCCTTACCGCCACAATGCCTGTAACACCGAAAGTTCATCAACCTTTTGGGCTCCTGCACGGTGGCGCCAGCTGTGTTTTGGCAGAAACTTTGGGTTCGTGCCTGTCTAATATCCACCTTGACCAAGAGAAATACTACGCCGTAGGCACCAATATCAACTCTAACCACCTGAAATCCAAGCGATATGGCACTGTAATTGGCACGGCTAAATTCATCAGAAAAGGAAAAACAATGCATGTGTCTGAGATAGAAATCCGCGATGAACGCGGCGACCTCATCAACTATACCACAATGACCAACAATGTATTAGCCAAATAA
- the ligA gene encoding NAD-dependent DNA ligase LigA: MTTDIQKRIQELSQRLHQHNYQYYILDQPTISDFEFDALLKELQDLEAQYPEFLDPNSPTQRVGGGITKHFPTVTHEFRMYSLDNSYDFDDLEDWQKRLEKTLETSQISYVAELKYDGASISILYQNGQLQQAVTRGDGLQGDDITANVKTISDIPLKLHGDFPDQFYIRGEIYLTKKQFAEINKGREEEGLEPFMNPRNTASGSLKMQDSREVRRRKLSAVLYQAVSTADLAATHWELLQQTQSWGFKVSQHAQLCQNIEEVKAFINHWEHQRHHLDFEIDGIVIKVNDFKQQQQLGYTAKSPRWAMAYKFKAEKVETQLESIAYQVGRTGAITPVANLKPVLLAGTVVKRASLHNEDIIKKLNLHHHDFVYVEKGGEIIPKIVGVNLDKRTPQSQEVQYITHCPECGTPLVKIEDQAIHYCPNEEHCPPQVIGKMIHYVSRKALNIENLGAETIEQLYHAGLIKNVADFYTLTKPQLLPLERMAEKSAQNILDGIEKSKNIPFEKVLYGLGIKHIGETVAKKLVKNFPSIEVLQAASVEDLVEVEDIGVKIAESLVDYLKNPEHILLLQRLKEYGVQLEKQETETVLDSEVLDGKTFLFTGKLSLFTREQAEAMVERHGGKNISAVSKNLNYLVVGEKAGSKLKKAQALGSVIILDEQSFLDMIVAQE; this comes from the coding sequence ATGACAACAGACATCCAGAAACGCATACAAGAGCTGAGCCAGCGCCTCCATCAGCACAATTATCAGTATTATATATTAGACCAACCCACCATTTCTGATTTTGAGTTTGATGCTTTATTGAAGGAACTCCAAGATTTGGAAGCGCAATATCCTGAATTTTTGGATCCCAACTCACCGACACAGCGTGTGGGCGGCGGCATTACCAAGCATTTCCCAACGGTAACCCACGAGTTTAGAATGTATTCTCTGGATAATTCTTATGATTTTGATGATTTAGAAGACTGGCAAAAGCGCTTAGAGAAAACTCTGGAAACCTCACAAATCAGCTATGTGGCGGAACTCAAATACGATGGCGCTTCTATCTCCATTCTGTATCAAAATGGGCAACTTCAACAGGCGGTTACCCGTGGCGATGGGCTTCAGGGCGATGATATCACTGCAAATGTGAAAACCATCTCTGATATTCCGCTAAAACTCCACGGCGATTTCCCTGATCAGTTCTACATCCGTGGCGAAATCTACCTCACCAAAAAGCAATTTGCAGAAATCAACAAAGGTAGAGAGGAAGAAGGCTTGGAACCCTTTATGAACCCACGAAATACGGCTTCGGGGAGCCTTAAAATGCAAGATAGCCGAGAGGTAAGGCGCAGAAAACTCTCTGCCGTACTCTACCAAGCGGTCAGCACTGCCGACCTCGCTGCCACGCATTGGGAACTTTTACAACAGACCCAATCTTGGGGCTTTAAGGTCTCTCAGCACGCCCAACTTTGCCAAAATATAGAAGAAGTAAAAGCCTTCATCAACCATTGGGAGCACCAGCGCCACCATTTGGATTTTGAGATTGATGGCATCGTGATCAAAGTGAATGATTTCAAGCAACAACAGCAATTGGGCTATACTGCCAAATCGCCGCGCTGGGCTATGGCATATAAATTTAAAGCCGAAAAAGTGGAAACACAGCTGGAATCCATTGCCTACCAAGTGGGCAGAACGGGTGCCATAACGCCTGTTGCCAATCTGAAACCTGTGCTTTTAGCTGGAACGGTGGTCAAGCGGGCATCTCTACACAATGAGGACATCATCAAAAAACTCAACCTCCACCACCACGATTTTGTGTATGTAGAAAAAGGCGGCGAGATTATTCCTAAAATCGTGGGTGTTAATTTAGATAAAAGAACCCCACAAAGCCAAGAGGTTCAATACATTACCCACTGTCCAGAATGCGGAACGCCATTGGTAAAAATAGAAGACCAAGCCATCCATTATTGCCCTAACGAAGAGCACTGCCCTCCGCAGGTTATCGGCAAGATGATACATTATGTCTCCCGAAAAGCCCTCAACATTGAAAACTTGGGTGCCGAGACCATAGAGCAACTCTACCACGCTGGGCTCATCAAAAATGTGGCAGATTTTTATACTTTAACGAAACCTCAACTCTTGCCTTTGGAGCGTATGGCTGAAAAATCGGCGCAGAACATCTTAGACGGCATTGAAAAATCTAAAAATATTCCTTTTGAAAAAGTACTCTACGGCTTAGGCATCAAGCATATCGGCGAAACCGTTGCCAAGAAATTGGTCAAAAATTTCCCTTCCATAGAAGTACTACAAGCTGCCAGCGTGGAAGACCTTGTAGAAGTGGAAGACATCGGGGTAAAGATTGCAGAAAGTTTGGTGGATTACCTCAAAAATCCTGAGCATATTCTCCTCCTCCAACGGCTCAAAGAATACGGCGTACAGCTGGAAAAACAAGAAACGGAAACCGTTTTAGACAGCGAGGTTTTAGATGGTAAAACTTTCCTCTTCACAGGGAAATTATCCCTATTCACACGGGAACAAGCCGAAGCGATGGTGGAGCGCCACGGCGGCAAAAATATTTCTGCCGTTTCCAAAAACTTAAACTATTTGGTGGTCGGCGAGAAAGCGGGTAGCAAACTCAAAAAAGCGCAAGCTTTGGGCAGTGTCATTATTTTAGATGAACAGAGTTTCCTTGATATGATCGTCGCTCAGGAGTAG
- a CDS encoding chorismate-binding protein yields the protein MNAIFYRLPHTSTLFMQQPSDEIGVQFYDFDGKAQYHFYGEPTEISAKVLRNLDLEIYLLDRLSEEEGITAQEYEQKIQEVIAFIKEHHLAKLVISREKKIFFHHKTISLTHTFLELCQAFPQALVYLFIQDGGCWIGATPEILGQYNIEQQRFQTMSLAGTLPLNEAWSDKEIEEQQAVTDYIKNQLAPFSSDIQVSETYSMKSGSIKHLRNDFELSVPPQQVEELIKTLHPTPAVCGMPKDFCKQSILNFETHQRQLYTGYIKIQHHGNIYAFVNLRCARVFQNGLIAYVGGGITAKSLPAKEWEETELKSMAIGSHLFFSLSRIF from the coding sequence ATGAACGCTATTTTTTACCGATTGCCCCACACTTCTACCCTATTTATGCAGCAACCCAGTGATGAAATTGGCGTTCAGTTTTACGATTTTGATGGCAAAGCACAGTATCATTTTTATGGCGAACCTACGGAAATTTCCGCCAAAGTACTGCGCAATCTCGATTTAGAAATTTATCTTTTAGACCGCCTCAGCGAGGAAGAAGGCATTACCGCCCAAGAATACGAGCAAAAAATACAAGAAGTCATTGCGTTTATTAAAGAACACCACCTTGCCAAATTGGTGATTTCCAGAGAGAAAAAAATATTTTTTCATCATAAAACCATCAGCCTTACCCACACATTTCTTGAGCTATGTCAGGCTTTTCCACAAGCTTTGGTGTATCTTTTTATCCAAGATGGGGGGTGCTGGATTGGTGCTACACCTGAAATTTTAGGACAGTATAATATTGAACAACAGCGCTTCCAAACGATGAGCTTAGCTGGCACCCTACCCCTCAACGAAGCGTGGTCCGATAAGGAAATTGAAGAGCAACAAGCCGTTACCGACTATATTAAAAACCAGTTGGCGCCCTTTTCTTCAGATATTCAGGTTTCGGAAACTTATAGTATGAAAAGTGGCAGCATCAAACATCTCAGAAACGATTTTGAGCTCTCTGTGCCGCCTCAGCAAGTGGAGGAACTGATTAAAACCCTGCACCCTACGCCCGCGGTCTGTGGTATGCCAAAAGATTTTTGCAAACAGAGTATTTTAAACTTTGAAACCCACCAGCGGCAGCTCTATACGGGCTATATCAAAATACAGCACCATGGTAACATCTATGCCTTTGTAAACCTCAGGTGTGCTCGAGTTTTTCAGAATGGGCTTATCGCTTATGTGGGGGGTGGCATTACCGCTAAAAGCCTTCCTGCAAAGGAATGGGAAGAAACGGAGCTCAAATCTATGGCGATTGGCTCTCATTTGTTTTTTTCCCTATCAAGAATTTTCTGA
- a CDS encoding GNAT family N-acetyltransferase: protein MINLKLATPKDTADIWALLQQGILKRKEEGSQQWQDGYPNLETVEHDVAQGFGYVLKHQHQVVAYCALMPHEPAYEAIENGAWLTVEPYIAVHWLVVHEDYLGLGLAKTVLLWVEDWAKGQSITSIKIDTNYDNASMLHIFKVLGYVYCGEVYFRGSSRKAFQKILDREKNK, encoded by the coding sequence ATGATCAACTTAAAATTAGCCACACCCAAAGATACCGCCGATATTTGGGCTTTGCTCCAGCAAGGTATTTTAAAGAGAAAAGAAGAAGGAAGCCAACAATGGCAAGACGGCTATCCCAATTTAGAAACCGTAGAGCACGATGTTGCACAAGGTTTCGGCTATGTGCTCAAGCACCAGCATCAGGTGGTGGCTTATTGTGCGCTTATGCCCCACGAACCCGCTTATGAAGCTATAGAAAATGGCGCGTGGCTGACTGTAGAGCCTTATATTGCGGTGCATTGGTTGGTGGTGCACGAGGATTATTTAGGCTTAGGCTTAGCGAAAACAGTGCTGTTGTGGGTAGAAGATTGGGCGAAAGGGCAAAGCATCACGAGCATTAAAATAGATACCAATTATGACAACGCCTCTATGTTGCACATTTTTAAGGTGTTAGGTTATGTTTACTGCGGCGAAGTTTATTTTAGAGGCAGTTCCAGAAAGGCTTTTCAGAAAATTCTTGATAGGGAAAAAAACAAATGA
- a CDS encoding PspC domain-containing protein codes for MNKTITIALAGFSFTIEEHAYIKLSDYLNALRNTLPQEEADEVMYDIESRIVEIFRESLGKREVIYDADVEHVIALIGKPEQIEEQEETYSNTANPKVAKQLFRDPERKKIAGVCAGLAAYFGMEITIMRLIWVVLFLCLYALPYSNPGFLLLIYGLLWLILPKAVTASDFLKMRGEPLNFDNLKNESSKIAKIATDSSRRITEIYNDKRQVITETGNSFTNILRYLLGSFLGVFSLILFFAAFAIFTAFFTTSHVSVPGYLGFIFLDGPIKYPTLISAFLTPLIPALILLFLTIKLFSPKTQLKYVTYIIGVLGFIWIILAIYLGISFSEHTLAYSSENEETENIAINTPSDSLWIGTNKVAIPSNFKQRWGSIYTDDKTSVYFESYPYVYVTTTQKDVAPYLIVKKEASGYNQPIKMKIPIKIEDNKILLPNYISYGYQDRKRLHKVKYELVVPERYRVLKIDHSDLRIIQKNKNEKHDDDQDDDDTSVSININGNQIETSSDGDSVSINGKKYSSDEADKVWEQLAPSKKEEIKNISIKINKNNKK; via the coding sequence ATGAACAAAACGATTACCATAGCTTTAGCGGGATTTTCCTTCACCATAGAAGAGCATGCCTACATTAAACTAAGCGACTACCTCAACGCGCTCAGAAACACGCTTCCGCAAGAGGAAGCCGATGAGGTAATGTACGATATAGAAAGCCGTATTGTAGAGATTTTTAGAGAGTCCCTCGGAAAACGCGAGGTGATTTATGATGCGGATGTGGAGCATGTGATTGCCCTCATCGGAAAGCCTGAACAAATTGAAGAACAAGAGGAAACTTACAGCAATACCGCAAATCCTAAGGTGGCAAAGCAACTTTTTAGAGATCCTGAACGCAAGAAAATTGCAGGGGTTTGCGCTGGTTTAGCCGCTTATTTTGGAATGGAGATTACCATTATGCGCTTAATTTGGGTGGTTTTATTCCTCTGTCTATACGCCTTGCCGTATAGCAACCCTGGGTTTCTCTTGTTAATCTATGGTTTGTTATGGCTGATCCTTCCGAAAGCCGTTACAGCATCAGATTTTTTAAAAATGAGAGGCGAGCCTCTTAACTTTGACAACCTTAAAAACGAGTCCAGTAAAATTGCTAAAATTGCGACAGACTCCTCACGGCGCATCACCGAGATTTACAACGATAAAAGACAGGTGATTACAGAAACAGGGAACAGTTTTACTAATATATTGCGCTACCTTTTAGGGTCTTTTTTAGGGGTTTTTAGTTTGATATTGTTCTTTGCTGCCTTTGCTATTTTTACCGCATTTTTCACCACAAGCCATGTCTCAGTGCCTGGATACCTCGGTTTTATCTTTTTAGATGGTCCGATTAAATATCCTACGCTCATCAGTGCGTTTCTTACGCCGCTCATCCCTGCCTTGATATTGCTTTTCCTAACGATTAAGCTATTCTCGCCAAAAACTCAGCTTAAATACGTCACTTACATCATTGGCGTATTGGGTTTTATATGGATCATCTTGGCAATTTACTTGGGTATCAGCTTCTCGGAGCACACCCTTGCCTATAGCTCAGAAAATGAGGAAACGGAAAATATCGCCATCAATACCCCATCAGACAGCTTGTGGATTGGCACCAATAAAGTGGCTATTCCATCGAACTTTAAACAACGCTGGGGCTCCATCTACACCGATGATAAGACCTCGGTTTATTTCGAATCTTATCCGTATGTTTATGTGACTACCACCCAAAAAGATGTTGCGCCTTACCTCATTGTGAAGAAGGAAGCCTCGGGCTATAACCAACCGATTAAGATGAAAATTCCTATCAAAATTGAAGATAATAAAATCTTGCTCCCCAACTACATCAGCTACGGTTATCAGGACCGCAAGCGCCTGCACAAGGTAAAATATGAACTGGTAGTTCCAGAGCGCTATCGTGTTCTAAAAATAGACCACAGCGACCTTCGGATTATTCAGAAAAATAAAAATGAAAAGCACGATGATGATCAAGATGACGATGACACCAGCGTTTCTATCAACATCAATGGGAACCAAATTGAAACCTCTTCTGATGGAGATTCTGTGAGCATCAACGGTAAAAAATATTCTTCTGATGAAGCCGATAAAGTTTGGGAACAACTCGCTCCTTCTAAAAAGGAAGAAATTAAAAATATTTCCATCAAAATCAATAAAAACAATAAAAAATAA
- a CDS encoding alkaline phosphatase, whose product MRRRDFLKTGSIATLGGMLLSPFSVKANTIEEEFKGKKAKNIIFMVSDGMSAGTLHMADIYSRRKLGRASNWLGLYENNLVQRAVMDMASANSIVTDSAAASSSWGGGVRVNNGSLNISPDGKENMPILQKFKKAGKKVGCVTTVPVNHATPAGFSTTSKKRSAMEGIASDYAQLGFDVFLGGGKKYFDAADRKDKKDVFQTFKQKGYSVVKNREEMLSAPKNQPILGTFDEEALPYSVDRNHSEELTQKIPTLAEMAAKGIELMKDHPQGFVMQVEGGKVDWAAHGNDIAALLYDQLAFDEAVKVVTDFAKQDGNTLVVITSDHGNANPGLIYGKACNDNFDHVQKFTQSNEWILQGIKPDSSLSFIKNRVAEACGEMPLTDEQAKEILSYYSTAHKEDGLYNPRHLPFKLLSEMQKAYTSVGWISMDHSSDYTELAMFGPGSERLKPLMRNTDIHQFLLDAAEVENRF is encoded by the coding sequence ATGAGAAGACGCGATTTCTTGAAAACAGGCTCTATAGCCACTTTGGGAGGAATGCTCCTGAGTCCATTTAGTGTAAAAGCCAACACGATAGAAGAGGAATTTAAAGGTAAAAAAGCCAAAAATATCATCTTTATGGTCAGCGATGGGATGAGTGCAGGAACGCTGCATATGGCGGATATTTATTCCCGAAGAAAATTAGGGCGAGCCTCCAACTGGCTGGGCTTGTACGAAAATAATTTGGTACAGCGCGCCGTGATGGATATGGCATCGGCTAACTCTATCGTAACCGATTCTGCGGCGGCGAGTTCCTCTTGGGGCGGTGGCGTGCGTGTGAATAACGGCAGCCTGAACATCAGTCCAGATGGCAAAGAAAATATGCCGATTCTCCAGAAATTCAAAAAAGCAGGCAAAAAGGTGGGCTGCGTGACCACAGTGCCCGTTAACCACGCAACGCCAGCGGGATTTTCTACCACTTCTAAAAAGAGAAGCGCTATGGAAGGCATCGCCTCGGATTACGCTCAGTTGGGCTTTGATGTGTTCTTGGGCGGTGGTAAGAAATACTTTGATGCCGCTGACCGAAAGGATAAAAAAGATGTATTTCAAACCTTTAAACAAAAGGGATATTCTGTGGTTAAAAACAGAGAGGAAATGCTATCAGCACCTAAAAATCAACCTATTTTAGGAACTTTTGATGAAGAAGCTTTGCCGTATTCCGTGGATAGAAACCACAGTGAGGAATTAACGCAAAAGATCCCAACTTTAGCCGAAATGGCAGCCAAAGGGATAGAGCTGATGAAAGACCATCCGCAAGGTTTCGTGATGCAAGTAGAGGGCGGAAAGGTGGACTGGGCAGCACATGGCAATGATATCGCCGCGTTGTTATACGACCAATTGGCGTTTGATGAAGCCGTAAAAGTGGTGACCGATTTCGCGAAGCAAGATGGCAATACTTTGGTGGTCATCACTTCTGACCATGGTAATGCCAACCCAGGGCTGATTTACGGAAAAGCTTGTAACGATAATTTTGACCATGTGCAGAAATTCACGCAGTCTAACGAGTGGATTCTACAAGGGATAAAGCCAGACAGTAGCCTTAGCTTTATCAAAAATCGTGTGGCAGAGGCTTGTGGAGAAATGCCACTGACAGATGAGCAAGCCAAAGAAATTCTATCCTATTATTCTACGGCGCACAAGGAAGATGGGCTCTACAACCCAAGGCATTTGCCTTTCAAACTCTTGTCCGAGATGCAGAAAGCCTATACTTCTGTGGGGTGGATTAGTATGGACCACTCTTCGGATTATACAGAATTAGCGATGTTCGGACCAGGCAGTGAGCGCCTAAAACCTCTGATGAGAAACACTGACATTCACCAGTTTTTATTGGATGCCGCCGAGGTGGAAAATCGTTTTTAA
- a CDS encoding 1-acyl-sn-glycerol-3-phosphate acyltransferase, producing the protein MKKILAKIILKIIGWKVVLDGDVNNLDRCILVVAPHTHNSEYILGNLAYWLLDKPLKIIIKDDHTKAWYGGLIKALGGIGIDRSQRNDLVNFVAKQFEKEDFSLVITPEGTRSRVSKWRKGFYHMALTARVPIVMAAGDFKTKTIYLGRKIPLETLETASYEEILKIISDYFVERDIHPKIPENWNPNIQ; encoded by the coding sequence ATGAAGAAAATATTAGCCAAAATCATCTTGAAAATTATAGGTTGGAAGGTCGTTTTAGACGGCGATGTGAACAACTTAGACCGTTGTATTTTAGTGGTGGCACCACACACCCATAACTCCGAATATATACTGGGCAACTTGGCTTACTGGCTCTTGGATAAACCTCTGAAAATCATCATTAAAGATGACCATACCAAAGCGTGGTACGGCGGTTTGATTAAAGCTTTGGGCGGCATCGGGATTGATAGAAGCCAGCGGAACGACTTGGTCAATTTCGTAGCGAAACAGTTCGAAAAGGAAGATTTTTCTTTGGTTATCACGCCAGAAGGCACCAGAAGCCGCGTGTCTAAATGGCGCAAAGGCTTTTATCATATGGCACTCACTGCCCGCGTGCCCATCGTGATGGCGGCAGGCGATTTTAAAACCAAAACCATTTATTTGGGTCGGAAAATTCCATTAGAAACCTTGGAAACCGCCTCTTACGAAGAGATTCTTAAAATCATCAGCGACTATTTTGTAGAGCGGGATATCCACCCCAAAATCCCTGAAAACTGGAATCCTAACATTCAATAA
- a CDS encoding PadR family transcriptional regulator: MNTENAKAQMRKGILEFCILSLISQKEMYVSDLMTSLKDANFDVVEGTLYPLLTRLKNGEFLAYRWEESTGGPPRKYYRLTEKGGVFLEELRSTWLELIHSVNLITEKQ; encoded by the coding sequence ATGAACACAGAAAATGCAAAAGCCCAAATGAGAAAGGGAATTTTGGAGTTCTGTATTCTGAGCCTGATCAGCCAAAAAGAAATGTATGTTTCGGATTTAATGACATCGCTCAAAGATGCAAACTTTGATGTGGTAGAAGGTACCCTCTACCCCCTTTTAACGAGATTGAAAAATGGAGAATTCCTCGCCTACCGATGGGAAGAATCTACGGGAGGACCGCCCAGAAAATACTACCGCCTGACAGAAAAAGGTGGAGTATTCTTGGAGGAACTCCGCAGCACTTGGCTGGAACTCATCCACTCTGTTAATTTAATTACTGAAAAACAATAA
- the rpsA gene encoding 30S ribosomal protein S1: MSEQTKQQEEVLMNQNVAPENFDWDSYESGLNAEDRSEKQELEEIYKGSLSDLAEDDVIVGKVVRLTDKEAIVDIDFKSEGVISLNEFRYNPGLKVGDEVEVMVDKREDKSGQLQLSHKKARTLKAWDKVNQYHESGEVVNGFVKSRTKGGMIVDVFGIEAFLPGSQIDVKPIKDYDQYVGKTMEFKVVKINPEFKNVVVSHKALIEADIEDQKKEIIAQLEKGQVLEGTVKNITSYGVFIDLGGVDGLVHITDLSWSRVNHPTEILEDGQTVKVVILDFDEDKTRIQLGMKQLEAHPWDALDENMKVGDKVKGKVVVLADYGAFVEVAPGVEGLIHVSEMSWSTHLRSAGDFVKVGDEVEAQVLTLDKEERKISLGMKQLTEDPWTNIQDKYPVGSKHTGTVRNFTNFGVFVELEEGIDGLIYISDLSWTKKIKHPSEFCNVGDKLDVVVLELDVEARRLSLGHKQLTENPWDKFETKYAEGTVHTGVAAEVFDKGAQVKFEDAEVEAFCPSRLLEKEDGSKIKKGEEAEFKVIEFNKEFKRVVVSHTGLFREEEKKAVKEAAAKSSASEERATLGDIDALAELKKKMEEGK, from the coding sequence ATGTCAGAACAGACAAAACAACAAGAAGAGGTTCTAATGAACCAAAATGTAGCACCTGAAAACTTTGATTGGGATTCTTACGAATCAGGTCTCAACGCAGAGGACAGAAGCGAAAAACAAGAATTAGAAGAAATCTACAAAGGTTCTTTAAGCGACTTAGCCGAGGATGATGTGATCGTAGGTAAAGTGGTAAGATTAACCGACAAAGAGGCTATTGTAGATATTGACTTCAAGTCAGAAGGTGTGATTTCTCTTAACGAATTCCGCTACAACCCAGGACTTAAAGTAGGTGACGAAGTGGAAGTGATGGTGGATAAAAGAGAAGATAAAAGCGGACAGCTACAACTTTCTCACAAAAAAGCCAGAACCCTCAAAGCTTGGGATAAAGTGAACCAATACCACGAAAGTGGAGAAGTGGTGAACGGATTCGTAAAATCAAGAACCAAAGGTGGTATGATTGTAGATGTATTCGGTATTGAAGCGTTCTTACCTGGTTCTCAGATTGATGTGAAGCCTATTAAAGATTACGATCAATATGTGGGTAAAACAATGGAATTCAAGGTAGTAAAAATCAACCCAGAGTTCAAAAATGTGGTAGTATCTCACAAAGCGCTTATTGAAGCGGATATTGAAGATCAGAAAAAAGAAATCATCGCTCAGTTAGAAAAAGGTCAAGTGCTTGAAGGTACTGTTAAGAACATCACTTCTTACGGGGTATTCATTGACTTAGGCGGTGTAGATGGTTTAGTACACATTACAGACCTTTCTTGGTCAAGAGTAAACCACCCAACAGAAATCTTAGAAGACGGACAGACTGTAAAAGTGGTAATCTTAGACTTTGATGAAGATAAAACAAGAATCCAATTGGGTATGAAGCAATTAGAAGCTCACCCTTGGGATGCTTTAGATGAAAATATGAAGGTGGGAGACAAAGTGAAAGGTAAAGTAGTGGTATTGGCTGACTATGGTGCTTTCGTAGAAGTAGCGCCAGGTGTAGAAGGACTAATCCATGTTTCAGAAATGTCTTGGAGCACACATTTAAGAAGTGCTGGAGATTTCGTGAAAGTAGGAGACGAGGTAGAAGCTCAAGTCTTAACTTTAGACAAAGAGGAAAGAAAAATCTCCCTCGGTATGAAGCAACTTACTGAAGATCCATGGACAAACATCCAAGATAAATACCCAGTAGGCTCTAAGCACACAGGTACAGTAAGAAACTTCACTAACTTCGGTGTATTCGTAGAGTTAGAAGAAGGTATTGATGGGTTAATCTACATCTCTGATCTTTCTTGGACTAAGAAAATCAAGCATCCATCAGAATTCTGCAACGTAGGCGATAAGTTAGATGTAGTAGTATTAGAGTTAGATGTAGAAGCCAGAAGATTATCTTTAGGACACAAGCAACTTACAGAAAACCCTTGGGATAAATTTGAAACCAAATATGCAGAAGGTACAGTACACACAGGTGTAGCGGCTGAAGTATTTGACAAAGGTGCTCAAGTGAAATTTGAAGATGCTGAAGTAGAAGCGTTCTGCCCATCAAGATTATTAGAAAAAGAAGATGGTTCTAAAATCAAAAAAGGGGAAGAAGCTGAATTTAAAGTGATTGAGTTCAACAAAGAGTTCAAGAGAGTTGTGGTTTCTCACACAGGACTTTTCCGTGAAGAAGAGAAAAAAGCAGTGAAAGAAGCTGCGGCTAAATCTTCTGCATCTGAAGAGAGAGCGACTTTAGGCGATATTGACGCTTTAGCTGAATTAAAAAAGAAAATGGAAGAAGGTAAGTAA
- a CDS encoding YceI family protein, which translates to MKKNIFSLALAFGLATLTLVSCGKDKPLTSESNEVTTTADGQAYAIDTVNSKIEWKGYKVVKSENTSHFGEIKFESGELTVKDGALESGKFVADITSLANKDLADDAEKSAKLDGHLKSGDFFEVEKFPTASYEITKVTPQAEGDYNTLLDGNLTIKGITKPVQFKANVKVEDGKVSIKTEPTDINREDFGVKFQMPVQNGVIKDEVTLQVSIDAVEKK; encoded by the coding sequence ATGAAGAAAAACATTTTTAGTTTAGCCCTTGCCTTTGGGCTGGCAACATTAACGCTGGTATCTTGTGGAAAAGACAAACCGCTAACGAGTGAAAGCAACGAGGTAACCACTACTGCCGATGGTCAAGCCTACGCCATAGACACTGTAAATAGTAAAATAGAGTGGAAAGGCTACAAAGTGGTAAAATCTGAAAACACCAGCCATTTTGGAGAAATTAAATTTGAAAGCGGTGAGCTGACCGTGAAAGATGGCGCATTAGAAAGCGGAAAATTTGTGGCTGACATCACCTCTTTAGCGAATAAAGATCTTGCTGATGATGCAGAAAAATCAGCGAAATTAGATGGACACTTAAAGAGCGGAGACTTCTTTGAAGTAGAAAAATTCCCGACCGCATCTTATGAAATTACCAAAGTAACGCCACAGGCAGAAGGCGATTATAATACGCTTTTAGACGGTAATTTAACCATAAAAGGCATCACCAAGCCAGTACAATTTAAAGCCAATGTGAAGGTGGAAGATGGCAAAGTGAGCATCAAAACTGAGCCAACCGATATCAATAGAGAAGACTTTGGTGTGAAATTCCAAATGCCAGTTCAGAATGGAGTGATTAAAGATGAAGTGACCTTACAAGTGAGCATAGATGCAGTGGAGAAAAAATAA